From one Trachemys scripta elegans isolate TJP31775 chromosome 14, CAS_Tse_1.0, whole genome shotgun sequence genomic stretch:
- the UTP6 gene encoding U3 small nucleolar RNA-associated protein 6 homolog yields MAERIEQRIEGRLPELEQLERVGLFTRKEIKAVIKKASALEYKIQRRALHKEDFINYIQYEINLLELIKKRRSRIGYSFKKDEIEYSIVQRIHGLFRRATEKWKDDVQLWLSHVAFCKKWNKKIQLSKVFSAMLAIHPNKPALWIMAAKWEMEERLSSESARHLFLRALRFHPESPKLYQEYFRMELMHAEKQRKEKKEFEQAKMDLGEFNYSEEVLNGEMARIIYRNAVQKIKGAEFCLSLLSIAKLFDFTQDLQKEILENLQAEHADDPLTWDYMARRELEMASLPSPECSSKQMKASEVAQKEERCSAVFEEAVTALPTEAMWKCYVTFCLERLNRKTNSEELRRKRLERTLSVFSGAHESTLLPETLYKQWLHLLLEVGLSEKATEVAAAATKRFSQSVEMWHTRLQVLIKLNSSDVAQCFEEAVRQVKSKGCLPLWTLWVEWSEGANSKEDTQALYQRSLFVIAPGDSVTMKEKYLDWAYRDGGYKKAKKVFTSLHESRPFSLAFFRKMIEIEKEQESCKMLNLREYYERALREFGSTDSDLWLDYIKEELNHPQGKPVNCGNIHWRAMKMLEGELVEKFVSKYTLLQTGHL; encoded by the exons ATGGCGGAGAGGATCGAGCAGCGCATCGAGGGCCGGCTCCCGGAGCTAGAGCAGCTGGAGCGGGTCGGGCTCTTCACGCGCAAAGAGATTAA GGCAGTCATTAAGAAAGCCTCAGCTCTAGAATACAAAATACAAAGGAGAGCTCTCCATAAGGAAGACTTTATCAATTACATTCAG TATGAAATTAATCTGTTGGAACTGATCAAGAAAAGAAGATCG CGCATTGGATATTCATTTAAGAAGGATGAGATTGAGTATTCTATTGTGCAGAGAATACATGGCCTCTTCAGGCGTGCCACAGAAAAATGGAAA GATGACGTGCAGCTGTGGTTGTCACATGTGGCTTTTTGCAAGAAATGG aataaaaaaattcagcttagcAAGGTGTTTTCTGCCATGCTAGCCATTCATCCGAACAAGCCAG CATTGTGGATTATGGCTGCCAAGTGGGAAATGGAGGAACGCCTCTCATCCGAAAGTGCCAGGCACTTGTTCCTTCGTGCATTGCGCTTCCATCCAGAGTCTCCAAAACTGTATCAAGAA TATTTCAGAATGGAACTGATGCATGCTgaaaagcagagaaaagaaaagaaagagtttGAACAAGCCAAGATGGACTTG GGCGAGTTCAATTATTCTGAAGAGGTTCTTAATGGGGAAATGGCTCGAATAATCTACAGAAATGCTGTTCAGAAAATCAAAG GTGCTGAGTTCTGCCTGTCCTTGCTTTCAATTGCAAAGCTATTTGATTTTACACAAGACTTGCAAAAAGAAATTCTTGAAAA CTTGCAGGCTGAGCATGCTGATGATCCTCTTACATGGGACTACATGGCCCGTCGGGAGCTGGAGATGGCGTCCTTGCCATCCCCAGAATGTTCATCTAAGCAGATGAAAGCATCTGAGGTGGCCCAGAAAGAGGAGCGGTGCAGTGCAGTCTTTGAGGAAGCAGTGACAGCGCTCCCCACAG AGGCCATGTGGAAATGCTATGTCACTTTTTGCCTGGAGAGACTTAACAGGAAAACCAATAGTGAGGAATTGAGACGGAAG aggCTAGAAAGGACTTTGAGTGTATTCAGCGGAGCCCATGAGTCCACCTTGCTGCCAGAGACTTTATACAAACAGTGG CTTCACCTGTTACTGGAGGTTGGGCTTTCTGAGAAGGCAACAGAGGTAGCTGCAGCTGCAACCAAACGGTTCAGCCAATCGGTGGAAATGTGGCACACGAGACTGCAGGTGCTAATCAAACTGAACAGCAGTGATGTGGCCCAGTGTTTTGAGGAAGCTGTGAGACAGGTGAAATCTAAG GGCTGTTTACCGTTATGGACTCTATGGGTGGAATGGAGCGAAGGAGCAAACAGCAAGGAAGACACACAAGCCCTCTACCAG AGATCCTTATTTGTCATAGCCCCAGGTGACTCAGTAACCATGAAAGAGAAGTACCTTGATTGGGCCTACAGAGATGGCGGTtataagaaagcaaagaaagtcTTTACCag CCTGCATGAAAGTCGCCCATTTTCACTCGCGTTCTTCAGGAAAATGATCGAAATAGAGAAGGAGCAA gaatcctgcaagatgcttaATCTGAGAGAATACTATGAACGTGCCCTGAGAGAGTTTGGTTCTACAGATTCTG atcTCTGGCTAGATTACATCAAAGAGGAGCTAAACCATCCCCAAGGCAAACCAGTAAACTGCGGGAACATTCACTGGAGAGCTATGAAGATGCTAGAGGGAGAGCTAGTGGAAAAATTTGTTTCCAAATACACTTTGCTGCAAACTGGACActtgtga